Proteins from a single region of Segatella copri:
- the mnmE gene encoding tRNA uridine-5-carboxymethylaminomethyl(34) synthesis GTPase MnmE: MNQEECICALATPAGGAIGIIRLSGSNAITITDKIFQSANGKSLEEAKPYTLHYGEIKDKDGNTIDDVLVSVFRAPHSYTGENSTEISCHGSRYILQQVLHRFTEVGCRQAEPGEYTRRAYLNGKMDLSQAEAVADLIASTNKATHKMALSQLKGHFSNELSLLREKLLKMTSLLELELDFSDHEELEFADRSELQALAEEINHKITTLAHSFETGNALKQGVAVAIVGKTNVGKSTLLNRLLHEEKAIVSDIHGTTRDVIEDTTLIDGITFRFIDTAGIRKTDDVVENIGIERTFQKMEEAKIVIWLLDEQPSASEIGEMKQKNQGKKLLVVFNKMDKLENDKLAFDKFTHSCGSDSSESEASEGESPLFISARTGENVSSLEQALVKAADIPEITENDVIITSARHYEALLRAHNSLSRVLESMEMGMSGDIIAEDLKMVLEELGEITGGQISSQETLNNIFKHFCIGK; the protein is encoded by the coding sequence ATGAATCAAGAAGAATGTATCTGCGCCCTGGCAACCCCAGCCGGCGGTGCTATCGGAATTATCCGACTCAGTGGCTCTAACGCCATTACCATCACCGACAAAATCTTCCAGTCAGCCAACGGCAAATCCCTGGAAGAAGCCAAGCCCTACACTCTGCATTATGGCGAAATCAAGGATAAGGATGGCAACACCATCGATGATGTACTGGTGAGCGTGTTCCGTGCACCCCACAGTTATACAGGCGAGAACTCCACCGAGATTTCCTGTCATGGCAGCCGATACATTCTTCAGCAGGTTCTCCATCGCTTTACAGAGGTAGGATGTCGCCAGGCAGAACCGGGCGAATACACCCGTCGTGCCTATCTCAACGGCAAGATGGACCTCTCCCAGGCAGAAGCCGTAGCTGATCTCATCGCCTCTACCAACAAGGCAACCCACAAGATGGCGCTCAGCCAACTGAAGGGTCATTTCAGCAACGAACTCTCCCTCCTTCGCGAAAAATTATTAAAGATGACTTCGCTTCTGGAGTTGGAGCTCGACTTCAGCGACCACGAAGAACTGGAGTTTGCCGACCGCAGCGAACTCCAGGCACTAGCCGAAGAAATCAATCACAAGATTACCACCCTCGCCCACTCCTTCGAAACCGGCAATGCCCTAAAGCAGGGAGTAGCCGTAGCCATCGTAGGCAAGACGAATGTGGGCAAGAGCACCCTGCTCAACCGTCTGCTCCACGAGGAGAAGGCAATCGTGAGCGACATTCACGGAACCACCCGAGATGTCATCGAAGACACCACCCTCATCGACGGAATCACCTTCCGCTTTATTGACACAGCCGGAATCCGCAAGACGGATGATGTGGTAGAGAACATCGGAATAGAGCGCACTTTCCAGAAGATGGAAGAGGCGAAGATAGTAATCTGGCTATTGGATGAGCAGCCGTCAGCCTCAGAAATCGGGGAGATGAAGCAGAAGAACCAGGGCAAGAAGCTGCTGGTGGTATTTAATAAGATGGATAAACTTGAGAATGACAAACTTGCGTTCGATAAGTTCACCCATTCCTGCGGCTCAGATTCCAGTGAATCAGAAGCCAGCGAAGGAGAATCCCCACTCTTCATCAGTGCCCGCACAGGCGAGAACGTTTCATCCCTGGAGCAGGCATTAGTAAAAGCCGCTGATATTCCTGAGATTACCGAGAACGACGTCATCATAACGAGTGCCCGCCATTACGAGGCCCTTCTCCGTGCCCACAATTCCCTCTCCCGAGTATTGGAGTCGATGGAAATGGGCATGAGCGGCGACATCATCGCCGAAGACCTGAAAATGGTATTGGAAGAATTGGGTGAAATCACTGGCGGACAGATCAGTAGCCAGGAAACGCTAAACAATATCTTCAAGCACTTTTGCATCGGAAAGTAA
- a CDS encoding nucleoside phosphorylase: MSKYFAESELIINEDGSCFHLHLRPEQVADKVILVGDPGRVALVASHFDEKECEVSSREFHAITGTYKGKRITVQSTGIGCDNIDIVVNELDALKNIDFKTRTEKPEHTTLTLVRIGTCGGLQLNCPAGTFVASQKSIGFDGLINFYARRNEICDLETEAEFKRQVKWNDQIGNPYCVDNDPELLEKIAGDDMVRGITIACGGFYGPQGRELRAPLADPELNQKIEAFEYNGLRVNNFEMESSALAGLSLLLGHKALTCCMVIANRRALSANTGYKSTIDNLIKVVLDRI, from the coding sequence ATGAGCAAATATTTTGCAGAATCAGAATTGATTATCAATGAAGACGGAAGCTGCTTCCACCTTCATCTTCGCCCGGAACAAGTGGCTGATAAAGTAATCCTCGTTGGCGATCCAGGTCGCGTAGCCCTCGTAGCCTCCCATTTCGATGAGAAGGAATGCGAAGTTTCAAGTCGGGAATTCCACGCTATCACCGGCACATATAAAGGCAAGCGAATCACCGTGCAGAGCACCGGAATAGGATGCGATAACATCGATATCGTAGTCAACGAGCTCGATGCGCTGAAGAACATCGATTTCAAAACCCGCACCGAGAAACCTGAGCACACCACGCTCACCCTCGTGCGCATCGGAACCTGCGGCGGCCTGCAGCTCAACTGCCCAGCCGGAACCTTCGTAGCCTCGCAGAAGAGCATCGGTTTCGACGGACTCATCAACTTCTATGCTCGCCGCAACGAAATCTGCGACCTCGAAACAGAGGCAGAATTCAAGCGCCAGGTAAAATGGAACGACCAGATTGGCAATCCATACTGCGTAGACAACGACCCAGAACTGCTGGAGAAGATTGCCGGCGATGATATGGTGCGCGGAATCACTATAGCCTGTGGCGGTTTCTACGGTCCTCAGGGCCGCGAACTCCGCGCCCCTCTTGCCGACCCGGAACTTAATCAGAAGATTGAAGCATTCGAGTATAACGGTCTGCGCGTCAACAACTTCGAGATGGAAAGTTCAGCCCTTGCCGGTCTTTCCCTTCTCCTCGGTCATAAGGCATTAACCTGCTGCATGGTCATCGCCAACCGCCGTGCCCTCAGCGCCAACACAGGCTACAAGAGCACCATCGACAATCTCATCAAGGTTGTATTAGATAGAATTTAA